A stretch of the Pelodiscus sinensis isolate JC-2024 chromosome 8, ASM4963464v1, whole genome shotgun sequence genome encodes the following:
- the AIFM2 gene encoding ferroptosis suppressor protein 1, translating into MGSKLSVDDSVCVVIVGGGFGGIAAARQLKSWGIPFVLVDMRDAFHHNVGALRASVESGFAKKTFISYSVTFEGSFRQAKVVGIDPLRQKVLLNDDEELFYSHLILATGSDGPFPGKLNQIIDMEAAIRTYEDLVQELQKSPRIVIVGGGAAGVEMAAEIKTEYPAKEVTLIHSKTALADVELLPSVRQEVKEILLRKQVHLLLSERVQNMHTLTLNQFQENMAVKTDKGREVAADMVILCTGIKINSSAYSSAFGEKLASNGALKVNQYLQVEGYDNIYAIGDCADVKEPKMAYHAGLHANIVVTNIINSLTQKPLKTYQPGSLTFLLSMGRNDGVGQISGCYVGHLLVTIAKSRDLFVSKSWKTMGQTMPC; encoded by the exons ATGGGATCCAAGCTCTCAGTGGATGACTCGGTGTGCGTTGTGATCGTTGGAGGAGGTTTTGGGGGAATCGCAGCTGCCAGACAACTGAAGTCCTGGGGaattccatttgttcttgtggATATGAGAGATGCATTCCATCATAATGTGGGTGCTCTTCGGGCCTCTGTAGAGAGCG GATTTGCCAAGAAAACCTTCATCTCTTACTCTGTGACCTTTGAGGGGAGCTTCCGACAAGCCAAGGTGGTTGGAATAGACCCACTGAGGCAGAAAGTCTTGCTGAATGATGATGAA GAGCTCTTCTACTCTCACCTCATTCTTGCTACAGGCAGTGATGGGCCTTTTCCTGGGAAGTTGAACCAGATCATTGACATGGAAGCTGCCATTCGAACTTATGAAGACCTGGTCCAGGAG CTCCAGAAATCTCCACGTATTGTGATAGTAGGCGGTGGTGCTGCTGGTGTTGAAATGGCTGCGGAGATCAAAACAGAATACCCAGCGAAAGAG GTGACTCTCATTCACTCCAAAACCGCATTGGCTGATGTGGAGCTCCTACCAAGCGTccggcaggaggtgaaggagatTCTTCTCAGGAAACAAGTGCATCTCTTGTTAA GTGAGAGAGTCCAGAACATGCATACGCTGACTTTAAACCAGTTCCAAGAGAATATGGCAGTGAAGACAGACAAGGGCAGGGAGGTTGCTGCTGACATGGTGATTCTCTGCACTGGAATCAAGATCAATTCATCAGCATACAGTAGTGCATTTG gggaGAAGCTGGCGAGTAATGGTGCTTTAAAAGTCAACCAGTACCTACAGGTGGAAGGGTATGATAACATCTATGCTATCGGCGATTGTGCTGATGTGAAGGAACCAAAGATGGCATACCATGCTGGGCTCCATGCCAATATTGTGGTGACAAACATCATTAACAGTCTGACACAGAAACCGCTTAAAACCTACCAGCCAG GGTCACTAACTTTCCTGTTGTCAATGGGCCGGAATGATGGGGTTGGCCAAATTAGTGGATGCTATGTGGGACATCTCCTGGTGACTATTGCCAAGAGTCGGGACCTTTTTGTTTCTAAGAGCTGGAAGACTATGGGACAGACTATGCCCTGCTAG